A stretch of Gemmatimonas aurantiaca T-27 DNA encodes these proteins:
- a CDS encoding choice-of-anchor I family protein: MTLVTISRTDTATPRHSLRRALLATTLLPLVIAAACSDSDSTGPDTPPPEPTPNSLTLERIGGFTGGGAGAAEITAFDSASKRLFVVNGALGSVDVLDLSNPAMPARVGSISVSGFGAAANSVATFGGYVAVAVEANVKTDNGRVVFYRAADLQAVSNVTVGALPDMVTFSPSGRYVLVANEGEPSATYAVDPEGSVSIIDVATITAPTVRTASFASYNGQEATLRASGIRIYGPNATAAKDFEPEYITVSADSRTAWVTLQENNAIATVDITSGAVTAVRALGFKDHSRAGNGIDASDRDNAINIRTWPVRGMYQPDAIASYVVGGQQYLVTANEGDARDWPPGLQEEARVSTLDLNPSIFTDAVCGGPCKDASRLGRLTVTTTLGRNTTTNQFDTLYVLGGRSFSIWNATTGQQTWDSGDQFEQRTSALPSVAFNASNEGNTADDRSDNKGPEPEGVALGTFGSKTFAFIGLERVGGVMVYDITSPTSPSFVTYINPRTGATGDLGPEGLTFIPAKSSPNGKPLLIVGNEISGTTAVYQINLTY; this comes from the coding sequence ATGACTTTGGTAACGATCTCCCGCACCGATACCGCCACGCCCCGGCACTCGCTCCGGCGCGCACTGCTCGCCACCACCCTGCTGCCACTGGTCATCGCCGCAGCGTGCTCGGACAGCGACAGCACCGGCCCCGACACGCCGCCGCCCGAACCGACGCCCAACAGCCTCACGCTCGAACGCATTGGCGGCTTCACCGGAGGCGGCGCAGGCGCTGCCGAAATCACGGCGTTCGATTCGGCCAGCAAGCGATTGTTCGTGGTGAACGGCGCCCTGGGTTCGGTGGACGTGCTCGATCTCTCCAATCCCGCGATGCCGGCCCGGGTGGGTTCGATCAGCGTCTCGGGTTTCGGCGCGGCCGCCAACAGTGTGGCGACCTTCGGTGGGTATGTGGCCGTGGCCGTGGAAGCCAACGTGAAGACCGACAATGGTCGCGTGGTGTTCTATCGGGCCGCGGACCTGCAGGCGGTCTCGAACGTGACCGTGGGCGCACTGCCAGACATGGTGACCTTCTCGCCGAGTGGCCGGTATGTGCTGGTGGCCAACGAAGGCGAACCATCGGCCACCTACGCGGTGGATCCGGAAGGCTCGGTGAGCATCATCGATGTGGCGACCATCACCGCACCGACGGTGCGCACAGCGAGTTTTGCCTCGTACAACGGCCAGGAAGCCACGCTGCGCGCGAGCGGTATTCGCATCTACGGTCCGAATGCCACGGCGGCCAAGGATTTCGAGCCGGAGTACATCACGGTCTCGGCAGACAGCCGCACAGCCTGGGTCACGCTGCAGGAAAACAATGCCATCGCCACCGTCGACATCACATCAGGTGCCGTGACCGCGGTGCGTGCGCTCGGCTTCAAGGATCATTCGCGCGCCGGCAACGGCATCGACGCCAGTGATCGCGACAATGCCATCAACATCCGCACCTGGCCGGTGCGTGGCATGTACCAGCCTGATGCCATCGCGTCGTACGTGGTGGGCGGACAGCAGTACCTGGTCACTGCCAACGAAGGAGATGCCCGCGACTGGCCGCCGGGTCTGCAGGAAGAGGCGCGCGTCTCCACGCTCGACCTCAACCCGTCGATCTTCACCGACGCGGTGTGTGGTGGCCCGTGCAAGGATGCGTCACGCCTCGGCCGTCTCACGGTGACCACGACACTCGGCCGCAACACCACCACCAACCAGTTCGACACGCTCTACGTGCTGGGTGGCCGCTCCTTCTCCATCTGGAACGCCACCACGGGCCAGCAGACCTGGGATTCCGGTGACCAGTTCGAACAGCGCACCTCCGCGTTGCCCAGTGTGGCGTTCAACGCCAGCAACGAAGGCAATACGGCCGATGATCGCAGTGACAACAAGGGACCGGAACCGGAAGGCGTGGCGCTTGGAACGTTTGGCTCCAAGACCTTCGCTTTCATCGGACTCGAGCGCGTGGGCGGTGTGATGGTCTATGACATCACCTCACCCACGTCACCGAGCTTCGTCACCTACATCAATCCGCGCACCGGAGCCACCGGCGATCTCGGTCCGGAAGGACTGACCTTCATTCCCGCGAAGTCGTCGCCGAACGGCAAGCCACTGCTCATCGTAGGCAACGAGATCAGTGGCACCACGGCCGTGTATCAGATCAACCTGACGTACTGA
- a CDS encoding SRPBCC family protein translates to MVRKVLLVVLLLVVALLGFATTKPDSFSVERSIDIAAPPERVHAQINDFHAWEAWSPWAKLDTTMAATYSGPAAGVGATYEWKGNSSVGAGRMEITSSTPPTSVAVKLDFLEPIEGHNVTTFTLAPAGNGTNVRWLMEGPANFMTKLMMTVTSMDRMIGPDFEKGLRQLKAVAESAPAAPPAPAAADSAPAATTTSPVVGPPTP, encoded by the coding sequence ATGGTCCGCAAGGTTCTGCTCGTTGTGCTGTTGCTGGTGGTGGCGCTGCTGGGTTTTGCCACTACCAAGCCGGACAGCTTCTCGGTTGAACGCAGCATCGATATTGCGGCGCCCCCCGAACGTGTGCATGCGCAGATCAATGACTTTCACGCCTGGGAAGCGTGGTCGCCGTGGGCCAAACTCGACACGACCATGGCCGCGACCTATTCCGGTCCAGCGGCCGGTGTGGGGGCGACATACGAATGGAAGGGCAATTCCTCGGTGGGGGCGGGGCGTATGGAGATCACGTCGTCCACGCCGCCCACCTCGGTGGCCGTCAAACTGGACTTCCTCGAACCGATCGAGGGCCACAATGTCACCACATTCACGCTGGCCCCCGCCGGCAACGGCACCAATGTGCGTTGGCTGATGGAGGGCCCCGCCAACTTCATGACGAAACTCATGATGACGGTGACGAGCATGGACCGCATGATCGGTCCGGATTTCGAAAAGGGACTACGTCAACTCAAGGCCGTGGCCGAGAGCGCGCCCGCAGCGCCCCCGGCTCCCGCTGCTGCTGATTCGGCGCCGGCCGCAACCACCACGTCTCCTGTGGTCGGTCCGCCGACGCCGTAG
- a CDS encoding alginate export family protein yields MPTRRVLVRWPWVLLLVVAVPALAQSSQAPATVPSRSTESASHIPVSAVGIALATAADTVTAPDSLLKAVTARPAEAEARRKRWDQSFKNMPVAGHYPVRLTMAGQARWREEFFRAFNVGPVDDDHGQSRLLLSADLIAGNPKGWFGRVFAEGRDAQSYGRTLPGGARPSDADRHDIQNLYVDAGFGKSFLRIGRQEIALNRERLIGVPDWSNTRRGSQGARLQLVHGAFAFEAIEARPMIVRQSATNRPDSTARLHTLSLGSAPGARALAPGLPATWQGYWYEQRIRSTPTAPLTRRITSGGRVQWQWGSKADAPHGRTLEFEGAHQSGRAGTKVIDGWFWIGEGQWQWKRLPGKPALAVGVEEASGERPGTSGRIEAFAVLYPAAHAHGGYADVIGRPNVRELHAIGTWDPFASLNLRGAAYRFDRRRLDDGIYTKQNSVFRAAGNSRQRHAADEFDLTGTWKATTHWRLIFGGALVVPGAFLRETPGSARTERWGFVGTTFSF; encoded by the coding sequence ATGCCGACTCGTCGCGTCCTGGTCCGGTGGCCGTGGGTTCTGTTGTTGGTCGTGGCAGTGCCGGCGCTGGCACAGTCTTCCCAAGCGCCGGCAACCGTGCCATCACGATCCACCGAGTCCGCTTCTCATATCCCCGTATCCGCTGTCGGCATTGCGCTAGCAACGGCCGCCGACACGGTCACGGCGCCCGATAGCCTCCTCAAGGCAGTCACTGCCCGTCCGGCGGAAGCTGAGGCACGCCGGAAGCGCTGGGACCAGTCCTTCAAGAACATGCCGGTCGCCGGGCACTATCCCGTACGGCTGACCATGGCCGGCCAGGCCCGGTGGCGCGAAGAATTCTTCCGTGCCTTCAACGTGGGCCCGGTGGACGACGACCACGGACAGTCGCGACTGCTGCTCAGCGCCGACCTGATCGCCGGCAATCCGAAAGGTTGGTTCGGCCGCGTGTTTGCTGAAGGTCGGGACGCCCAGAGCTACGGCCGTACGTTGCCGGGAGGCGCCCGTCCCTCCGATGCCGATCGTCACGACATCCAGAACCTTTACGTGGATGCCGGTTTCGGAAAGTCGTTCCTTCGCATCGGACGGCAGGAGATCGCGCTCAATCGGGAACGTCTGATCGGTGTGCCTGATTGGTCCAACACCCGCCGTGGTTCGCAGGGCGCGCGTCTGCAACTGGTACATGGCGCGTTCGCCTTCGAAGCCATCGAAGCGCGACCCATGATCGTGCGCCAGTCAGCCACGAACCGCCCGGACAGCACGGCACGTTTGCATACGCTGTCTCTGGGCAGTGCTCCGGGAGCACGCGCGCTGGCCCCTGGCCTTCCCGCGACCTGGCAGGGCTATTGGTACGAGCAGCGCATTCGCAGCACCCCGACAGCGCCGCTCACGCGTCGTATCACGTCGGGTGGAAGAGTGCAGTGGCAGTGGGGCAGCAAGGCTGATGCACCACATGGACGGACCCTCGAATTTGAAGGGGCCCACCAGAGTGGGCGCGCCGGCACGAAGGTGATTGATGGATGGTTCTGGATTGGCGAAGGACAATGGCAATGGAAGCGGCTGCCCGGCAAACCCGCGCTTGCGGTGGGCGTCGAAGAAGCCAGTGGAGAACGTCCCGGTACATCGGGCCGCATTGAAGCCTTTGCCGTGTTGTATCCCGCTGCACACGCGCATGGGGGATACGCCGACGTGATCGGACGACCGAACGTGCGAGAATTGCACGCCATCGGGACATGGGATCCGTTCGCGTCATTGAATCTTCGCGGGGCCGCCTACCGGTTCGATCGGCGGCGTCTCGACGATGGCATCTACACCAAACAGAACTCGGTCTTCCGGGCGGCAGGCAACTCGCGTCAGCGTCATGCGGCCGACGAGTTCGATCTGACCGGCACCTGGAAGGCCACAACACACTGGCGCCTGATTTTTGGTGGGGCGCTGGTGGTACCTGGCGCGTTTCTTCGCGAAACGCCGGGCAGTGCCCGTACGGAGCGGTGGGGCTTCGTGGGCACGACGTTTTCATTCTGA
- a CDS encoding HAMP domain-containing methyl-accepting chemotaxis protein yields MRRWTVRNRLIAGFGLLLLLLGLTGTIATVRVQSLRHTVDIATREVAAKGLAANALIDAVNEAARFKLALFAATSADLIEQSNAGVVSSRERINTAYTRLDAIANDSLKGDTTMARQLTAIKALRVVHAAAFDSAAAVRKTGDVAHAEVILTTSVLPSLRSYIEAIDSLISTQNQALAVEAQQAEKQAVLGISLIVGLCLAALVLGLVVARGIYLSITQPLAQLTGVANQLAEGDCEVTFDNQDARDEVAELARAMQRMAKADADLAQVAHRLAAGDVSVTVTVRGSADVLGSAMLRLKETLVALESETRSLTTAAIDGRLSDRAQLKSFEGAFRDLVGGLNAILDNLLAPVNEARATLERLAARDLSARMSTEWHGDHAVLAQALNTAAEALNRTLSEVTASADQVNSAALQIADGSQGLARSASEQAASLEEVAAGLQEVGSVTRQNADNASEAQELSAQAQQSSTRGVNEMQRLSDAILRIKHSSDSTAKIIKTIDEIAFQTNLLALNAAVEAARAGDAGRGFAVVAEEVRGLALRSAEAARQTADLIEQSVTTANEGVTLNAAVLEQLTDIDQRVSRVGTVLADVASASQLQRDGIATIGRAVDQMNAVTQQVAANAEESASAAEELAGQATTMNALVNEFTLSDQASSQGSLHNSTRFQRGRLRRSA; encoded by the coding sequence ATGCGTCGCTGGACCGTTCGTAACCGACTCATTGCCGGCTTCGGCTTGCTGCTGTTGTTGCTGGGATTGACCGGCACCATCGCCACTGTGCGTGTGCAATCACTGCGCCACACGGTAGACATCGCCACCCGTGAAGTGGCCGCGAAGGGCCTTGCCGCCAACGCACTCATCGATGCCGTGAACGAAGCCGCGCGCTTCAAGCTCGCCCTGTTCGCTGCCACCTCGGCCGACCTGATCGAACAGTCGAACGCCGGCGTGGTCAGCTCCCGCGAGCGGATCAACACGGCTTACACCCGACTCGATGCGATTGCCAACGATTCACTGAAGGGCGATACGACAATGGCCAGACAGCTCACGGCCATCAAGGCGCTGCGGGTCGTGCACGCCGCGGCGTTCGATTCTGCCGCCGCCGTCCGGAAGACCGGTGATGTGGCACATGCCGAGGTGATCCTGACCACGTCGGTCCTGCCGTCACTGCGCTCGTACATCGAAGCCATCGACTCTCTGATCTCCACACAGAACCAGGCACTCGCGGTCGAAGCACAGCAAGCGGAGAAGCAGGCCGTCCTGGGGATCTCGCTGATCGTCGGCCTCTGCCTCGCAGCCCTGGTGCTCGGGCTGGTCGTGGCGCGTGGCATCTACCTCAGCATCACGCAGCCGCTGGCGCAGCTCACCGGTGTAGCCAATCAGCTCGCCGAAGGCGATTGCGAAGTGACCTTCGACAATCAGGACGCTCGTGATGAAGTGGCGGAGCTGGCGCGCGCCATGCAGCGCATGGCCAAGGCCGATGCCGATCTCGCCCAGGTGGCGCATCGATTGGCAGCCGGCGATGTGTCGGTGACAGTCACCGTGCGTGGCAGCGCCGACGTGCTGGGATCCGCCATGCTGCGCCTCAAGGAGACGCTGGTGGCACTGGAATCGGAAACCCGCAGTCTCACGACCGCCGCCATCGACGGACGCCTCAGTGATCGTGCGCAACTCAAGTCGTTCGAAGGCGCATTCCGTGACCTCGTCGGTGGCCTCAACGCCATCCTCGACAACCTGCTGGCCCCCGTCAATGAAGCGCGCGCCACGCTCGAGCGGCTGGCGGCACGTGACCTGTCCGCGCGCATGAGCACGGAATGGCACGGTGATCATGCGGTGCTGGCGCAGGCGCTGAACACCGCGGCAGAAGCCCTCAACCGCACGTTGTCCGAAGTGACCGCCTCGGCTGACCAGGTGAACAGCGCGGCCCTGCAGATTGCCGACGGCAGTCAGGGCCTGGCTCGTAGTGCATCGGAGCAGGCCGCCTCGCTGGAAGAAGTCGCCGCCGGTCTTCAGGAAGTGGGCTCGGTGACACGCCAGAACGCCGACAATGCATCAGAGGCCCAGGAACTGAGCGCACAGGCGCAGCAGAGTTCCACACGCGGTGTAAACGAAATGCAGCGTCTCTCGGATGCCATTCTGCGCATCAAGCACTCGAGTGACAGCACGGCCAAGATCATCAAGACCATCGACGAGATCGCGTTCCAGACCAACCTGCTGGCGCTCAATGCAGCAGTGGAAGCGGCGCGTGCCGGTGATGCCGGACGTGGTTTCGCGGTGGTTGCCGAAGAAGTCCGTGGTCTGGCCCTGCGGAGTGCCGAAGCCGCCCGACAGACGGCTGATCTCATCGAACAATCGGTGACGACGGCCAATGAAGGGGTGACACTCAACGCCGCCGTGCTGGAGCAGCTCACCGACATCGACCAGCGGGTCAGCCGCGTCGGCACGGTGCTGGCAGACGTCGCATCGGCCAGCCAGTTGCAGCGCGATGGCATTGCCACGATCGGCCGTGCCGTCGACCAGATGAACGCGGTGACCCAACAGGTGGCCGCCAACGCTGAAGAATCGGCGAGTGCCGCCGAAGAGTTGGCCGGTCAGGCGACCACGATGAATGCCCTGGTGAATGAGTTCACGCTGTCGGATCAGGCGTCCTCGCAGGGCAGCCTGCACAACAGCACACGGTTCCAGCGGGGCCGCCTGCGCCGGAGTGCCTGA